Proteins from a genomic interval of Shewanella seohaensis:
- the plsB gene encoding glycerol-3-phosphate 1-O-acyltransferase PlsB, with protein MPKQDSLWLKSLRWIQKHLVHTIVVPQDPFADLNLDASRPLAYVMKTESLSDIAALSEITTKLGLPSPYEPLVVNGVVAPRVVCLEGRKPLFGERASNEPFLECFMRLLAVHKEKPELDIQLVPVSLYWGRTPGKEDDTMKAAVLERENPTWLRKCLMILFLGRHNFVQFSNAVSLRYMADEHGTDMGIAHKLARVARVHFRRQRKVMTGPVLPNRQAMFHSLLKSESLRKAIQEEAASKKISETQARETAIEYLDEIAANYSDSLVRIAERFLTWLWNKLYSGINIKGAEQIRQLHHDGHEIVYVPCHRSHMDYLLLSYILYYQGMVPPHIAAGINLNFWPAGPLFRRGGAFFIRRSFNGNKLYTAVFREYLDQLFAKGYSVEYFSEGGRSRTGRLLAPKTGMIAMTINSVLRGIERPVTLVPVYLGYDHVMEVATYHKELSGKKKQKESVWQVFGAIRKLGNFGQGYVNFGEPITLQNFLNETAPNWRTEVADDPEQKPTWLTPAVNVLANRVMTRINDAAAASSITLTSLVLLASEQNALERCLLERQLDLYLTLLKRVPYTSFTSVAEGDGKHLVQQGLELNKFSINADPLGEIVSIDANQAISMTYYRNNIIHLFIIPSLIASCLTNNKQISRAHILGIVSDFYPLLKAELFMGIKDLPSYVNQVLDLFIEQGLVQESDTLSVVTEHTSQMLLLAGSVSETLQRYAIIFNLLAHRPKMERSELESESHLLAQRLGALHGITAPEFYDKKLYNTLSVKLKELGYFSEKEDKSDVERIRDQANSLLRASVRQTIVASVTAEHIV; from the coding sequence ATGCCTAAACAAGACTCTCTTTGGTTGAAATCATTACGCTGGATCCAAAAACACTTAGTGCACACTATTGTTGTGCCGCAGGATCCTTTTGCCGATCTGAATCTGGACGCGTCCAGACCGCTTGCTTATGTAATGAAAACAGAATCCCTGAGTGATATTGCTGCGTTAAGCGAGATCACCACTAAGCTGGGTTTGCCAAGCCCCTACGAGCCGCTTGTGGTAAATGGCGTTGTCGCGCCCCGCGTCGTTTGCCTCGAAGGCCGTAAGCCTTTGTTTGGCGAGCGTGCCAGTAATGAGCCATTCCTAGAATGTTTTATGCGCCTGTTGGCCGTCCATAAGGAAAAGCCAGAGTTAGATATTCAGCTGGTGCCTGTGAGTCTGTATTGGGGCCGTACTCCGGGTAAAGAAGACGACACCATGAAGGCGGCTGTGCTTGAGCGCGAGAATCCAACTTGGTTACGTAAGTGCTTGATGATCCTCTTTTTGGGCCGTCACAACTTTGTGCAGTTTTCGAATGCGGTATCGCTGCGTTACATGGCCGACGAACACGGCACCGATATGGGGATTGCCCATAAACTGGCGCGGGTGGCCAGAGTGCATTTCCGCCGCCAACGTAAAGTGATGACAGGGCCTGTGCTGCCGAATCGTCAGGCAATGTTCCACTCCCTGCTGAAATCCGAATCCTTACGCAAGGCGATTCAGGAAGAGGCGGCGAGTAAGAAGATTTCTGAAACCCAAGCCCGTGAAACTGCAATTGAATATCTTGATGAAATTGCAGCGAATTATTCCGACAGCCTAGTGCGTATTGCCGAGCGTTTCTTAACTTGGTTATGGAACAAGCTCTACAGCGGTATCAATATCAAAGGTGCCGAGCAAATCCGTCAACTGCACCATGATGGTCACGAAATTGTTTATGTACCTTGCCATCGCAGCCATATGGATTACCTGCTGTTATCCTACATTCTGTATTACCAAGGCATGGTGCCACCGCATATTGCGGCGGGGATTAACCTAAACTTCTGGCCTGCGGGGCCGCTATTCCGCCGTGGCGGCGCTTTCTTTATTCGCCGTAGTTTTAACGGCAATAAACTCTATACTGCCGTGTTCCGTGAATACCTCGATCAGCTGTTTGCTAAGGGATATTCGGTTGAGTATTTCTCTGAGGGTGGCCGTTCTCGCACCGGTCGTCTATTGGCGCCGAAAACGGGCATGATCGCCATGACGATCAACAGTGTGCTGCGTGGTATCGAACGCCCTGTCACCTTAGTGCCTGTGTATTTAGGCTACGATCACGTGATGGAAGTGGCGACTTATCATAAAGAGCTGAGCGGTAAGAAAAAACAGAAAGAATCTGTATGGCAAGTCTTTGGTGCTATTCGTAAATTAGGTAATTTTGGCCAAGGTTATGTCAACTTTGGTGAGCCGATTACACTGCAAAACTTCTTGAATGAAACTGCGCCTAACTGGCGAACTGAAGTGGCCGACGATCCCGAGCAAAAACCGACTTGGTTAACCCCAGCGGTCAACGTGTTAGCGAATCGTGTAATGACCCGCATTAACGATGCTGCCGCGGCCAGTTCTATCACCTTGACCAGCTTAGTGCTGTTGGCGTCGGAGCAAAATGCCCTAGAGCGTTGCTTGCTCGAGCGTCAGTTAGATTTGTACCTGACACTGCTTAAGCGTGTGCCTTACACTTCGTTTACGTCGGTGGCCGAAGGTGATGGCAAGCACTTAGTGCAACAAGGATTAGAGCTGAATAAGTTCTCCATCAATGCCGATCCTCTGGGTGAGATAGTATCTATTGACGCGAATCAAGCGATTTCAATGACTTACTATCGTAACAATATCATCCACTTATTTATCATCCCGTCGTTGATTGCCAGCTGCTTAACCAACAATAAGCAGATTTCACGAGCCCATATTCTAGGGATTGTGAGTGACTTCTATCCGCTACTGAAGGCGGAGTTATTCATGGGTATCAAGGACCTCCCAAGTTATGTGAATCAAGTGCTGGATCTGTTTATTGAGCAGGGGCTGGTGCAGGAAAGCGATACGCTGTCGGTGGTGACCGAGCACACCAGTCAAATGTTGTTGCTGGCCGGAAGCGTTAGCGAAACCTTGCAACGCTATGCGATTATCTTCAATCTGCTGGCCCACAGACCTAAGATGGAGCGTTCGGAGCTGGAGTCTGAAAGCCATCTGCTGGCCCAACGTTTAGGGGCGCTGCATGGAATTACCGCGCCAGAATTCTACGACAAGAAACTCTATAACACCTTGAGTGTTAAGCTTAAAGAGTTGGGTTATTTCTCCGAGAAGGAAGATAAATCCGACGTTGAGCGCATTCGCGATCAAGCCAATAGCTTACTCAGAGCCTCAGTGAGACAAACCATAGTTGCGAGCGTGACCGCGGAGCATATCGTTTAA
- the mtr gene encoding tryptophan permease, translating into MANHMNAAKNKPVGKSLLGGAMIIAGTTVGAGMFSLPVVGAGMWFGYSVLMLLGIWFCMLMSGLLLLETNLHFEPGASFDTLTKETLGQFWRIVNGVSIAFVLYILTYAYISGGGSIVNHSLQGMGIELPQSVAGLVFAVVLACIVLISTKAVDRITTIMLGGMIITFFLAIGNLLIEIDVTKLLEPDGNQSYMPYLWAALPFGLASFGYHGNVPSLVKYYGKDSSTIIKAIFVGTFIALIIYACWLVATMGNIPRSQFSEIIAQGGNMGVLVGALSKVMESSWLNSMLTLFANLAVASSFLGVTLGLFDYLADLFGFDDTRSGRMKTAIVTFVPPTILGLLFPDGFLVAIGFAALAATVWAVIVPALMAYKSRQQFPNHQGFRVFGGTPLIILVVLYGVVTGACHLLAMANLLPQFS; encoded by the coding sequence ATGGCTAACCATATGAATGCGGCGAAGAATAAGCCGGTGGGCAAGTCTTTGCTCGGTGGTGCCATGATTATTGCCGGCACCACAGTCGGGGCGGGGATGTTTTCTTTGCCCGTTGTGGGCGCTGGCATGTGGTTTGGCTACTCGGTACTAATGTTACTCGGTATTTGGTTCTGCATGTTGATGTCGGGATTGTTACTGCTCGAAACCAACTTGCATTTCGAGCCGGGAGCGAGTTTCGATACCCTGACCAAGGAAACCCTAGGCCAGTTTTGGCGGATCGTGAATGGGGTATCGATTGCCTTCGTGCTTTACATCTTAACCTACGCCTACATCAGTGGCGGCGGCTCGATTGTTAACCATAGCCTACAGGGTATGGGTATTGAGTTACCCCAAAGTGTTGCTGGATTAGTATTTGCGGTTGTGCTGGCCTGTATCGTGTTGATCAGCACCAAGGCGGTGGACCGTATTACGACCATAATGCTCGGCGGGATGATCATCACTTTCTTCCTCGCGATTGGTAATTTACTGATCGAGATTGATGTGACTAAGTTGCTCGAACCGGATGGCAATCAAAGCTATATGCCTTATCTGTGGGCTGCTTTGCCTTTTGGCTTGGCAAGTTTTGGCTACCATGGCAACGTGCCGAGTCTGGTGAAGTACTATGGCAAAGATTCATCGACCATCATCAAAGCGATTTTCGTCGGCACTTTCATCGCACTGATCATTTATGCCTGCTGGTTAGTCGCCACTATGGGCAACATTCCCCGCAGCCAATTTAGTGAGATTATTGCCCAGGGTGGTAATATGGGTGTGTTAGTCGGCGCCTTGTCGAAAGTGATGGAAAGTAGCTGGTTAAACAGCATGTTAACCCTGTTTGCTAACTTGGCTGTGGCGTCTTCTTTCCTTGGCGTGACCTTAGGCTTATTCGATTATTTGGCCGATTTATTTGGGTTCGACGATACGCGCTCGGGGCGGATGAAAACGGCAATCGTCACCTTTGTGCCGCCGACCATATTAGGTTTGCTGTTCCCCGATGGCTTTTTGGTTGCCATTGGTTTCGCAGCCTTAGCGGCAACCGTTTGGGCCGTCATAGTGCCAGCACTGATGGCCTATAAATCGAGACAGCAGTTCCCTAACCATCAAGGTTTTAGAGTCTTTGGTGGCACGCCGTTAATTATCCTTGTGGTGCTATATGGCGTGGTGACAGGGGCTTGTCATCTACTCGCGATGGCGAATTTATTGCCGCAGTTCTCCTAA
- a CDS encoding methyl-accepting chemotaxis protein, with product MFSINQLTLTKKLAIVPVFLVAMLITLGVLSYFALTDIDNRMRAVTEDLAPESDLTSSLLQEIYRLRLTVKTYVKTGSSETAAEFSAQDSKTRDILAKAKAHIDNPERTQMLEQIIAHEKEYVDIFNRHVVTNQQQRAKLVTGILDVKGPEIEKIISQIMQSSFTDGDVQGAFFAGKNLRELLLACLYVSKFLLDNQADQAQRFRDEIVNTHTTMDELAAALDNLSYQSQVKQAAGLLSEYEQAANGVFEAINNRNQAIVQLDNIGIEMAQITSDLQDNTMKSLSEAGDIAAKEVSQKIIFINIILLIAILLSAFITVIVTQSLLRTIREVVALLNEIADGEADLTQRLPVNGHDELTQLAKNFNRFVLRIQQLVAEVKDTTVQMVSASTQLNSVTHSATQDMSSQQNETQLVASAITEMAASAVEVAASADTANKLSEDAKAQALLGRETVTRATHSMRELASKVEASATTIEQLRNDSDKIGAVLDVIRAIAEQTNLLALNAAIEAARAGEQGRGFAVVADEVRSLASRTQESTKQIQQIIQTLQDRSGSAATMMGQSREATNSTVEQVTQVESALSTITEMVMSITHSVSQMAHAAEQQSTVVEEINMSINSVNDSANRTLTGVKQAASSANGLLGIGQQLDGLVSEFKV from the coding sequence ATGTTTTCTATCAATCAGTTAACGCTCACTAAAAAGCTTGCTATCGTTCCTGTCTTTCTCGTTGCCATGCTTATCACTTTAGGGGTATTAAGCTACTTTGCCCTGACCGACATTGATAATCGGATGCGCGCTGTTACTGAAGATCTTGCCCCAGAAAGCGATCTCACCAGTAGCCTGCTACAGGAAATTTATCGCCTGCGCCTCACGGTAAAAACCTATGTCAAAACCGGCTCCAGCGAGACGGCAGCCGAATTTAGCGCCCAAGACAGCAAAACCCGTGACATATTGGCAAAGGCCAAAGCCCATATAGATAATCCTGAACGAACTCAAATGCTTGAGCAGATCATTGCCCATGAAAAAGAGTATGTGGATATTTTTAATCGCCATGTCGTGACTAATCAGCAGCAAAGGGCCAAGCTAGTCACCGGCATACTCGATGTCAAAGGGCCCGAAATCGAGAAAATTATCTCCCAGATCATGCAGTCTTCTTTTACCGATGGCGATGTTCAGGGCGCCTTCTTCGCCGGTAAAAATCTGCGTGAACTGCTGTTGGCTTGCCTCTATGTCAGCAAGTTTCTCCTCGATAACCAAGCCGATCAGGCGCAGCGTTTTCGGGACGAAATCGTCAACACTCATACCACTATGGATGAGCTTGCCGCCGCGCTCGATAATTTGAGCTATCAATCACAAGTCAAGCAAGCCGCCGGACTACTTAGTGAATATGAACAAGCGGCCAACGGGGTCTTTGAGGCGATTAACAACCGCAATCAAGCCATAGTGCAGCTCGATAATATCGGCATCGAAATGGCGCAGATAACCTCAGATCTGCAAGACAATACCATGAAGTCTCTCTCCGAAGCGGGCGATATCGCCGCCAAGGAAGTCAGCCAAAAAATCATCTTTATCAACATTATCCTGCTGATCGCGATTCTGCTTTCCGCCTTTATTACCGTGATAGTGACCCAAAGCCTGCTGCGCACCATACGTGAAGTGGTGGCGCTACTGAATGAAATCGCCGATGGCGAGGCCGATCTCACCCAGCGCCTCCCCGTAAACGGCCATGACGAACTGACCCAGCTGGCCAAAAACTTTAACCGCTTTGTGCTGCGGATCCAGCAGTTAGTGGCCGAAGTCAAAGACACGACTGTTCAAATGGTTAGCGCATCAACCCAGTTAAACAGTGTGACTCACAGTGCAACTCAAGACATGAGTTCACAGCAGAATGAAACCCAACTCGTCGCCTCGGCCATCACCGAAATGGCCGCCAGTGCCGTCGAAGTCGCAGCCAGTGCCGATACTGCCAATAAGCTCTCAGAAGATGCCAAAGCACAAGCCCTCCTCGGCCGCGAGACAGTCACCCGCGCCACCCATTCGATGAGGGAACTGGCGAGCAAAGTCGAAGCCTCGGCCACCACCATAGAGCAGTTACGTAACGACAGCGATAAGATTGGTGCCGTGTTAGATGTGATCCGCGCCATTGCCGAGCAAACCAATCTGTTGGCGCTCAACGCGGCCATCGAAGCGGCGCGGGCAGGCGAGCAAGGACGAGGCTTTGCCGTGGTGGCCGATGAAGTACGTTCACTTGCCAGCAGAACGCAAGAATCGACCAAGCAAATCCAGCAAATCATCCAAACACTGCAGGATAGATCGGGCTCAGCGGCGACCATGATGGGACAAAGCCGAGAAGCCACCAACAGCACGGTCGAGCAAGTAACCCAAGTGGAATCAGCCCTCTCGACTATCACCGAAATGGTCATGTCGATCACCCACTCGGTCTCGCAAATGGCCCACGCTGCCGAGCAGCAGTCGACCGTGGTGGAAGAAATTAATATGTCGATCAACAGCGTGAATGACAGCGCCAACCGTACTCTGACGGGGGTTAAACAGGCTGCCAGCTCTGCCAATGGCTTGCTGGGGATAGGTCAACAGCTGGATGGTTTAGTGAGTGAGTTTAAGGTGTAG
- a CDS encoding efflux RND transporter periplasmic adaptor subunit — protein MKQFNKVKKPGPKAVLILSSLLMGTPWLTQAQLVNAATQAEAGHEHAHDTNSVNQVKTYTCPMHPEVESHEPGRCPKCNMFLVEKEEEEEASTAGQHADHQASGASQNAAQVFDTPMPKANSLVKNQSSGATIKYVCPMHAHIISDVPGTCPICGMNLEKVETGGNTQEINLNVSGSMQQALALKVAEVKRDTLWKFVETVGQIDYDESQINHVHARVTGWIETLMIKSVGDSVKKGQLLYEIYSPDLINAQDDYLLALDTAKSAGNGSRYQDLVRKAGLRLSLLGMNEKQIQQLADSRQTQYRVPFYALQDGIVKALDVRDGMYIQPSTEVMSVVDLSKVWVIADVFENEQSWIALGQKAEVSVPAMNISGIEGTIDYIYPELDPITRSLRVRVVLNNTDVSLRPKTLAKVSLFGGPNKDVLVIPQEALIQTGKENRVIVKQADDSFTAKAVTVGMMSQGKAEIVSGLSEGERVVTSGQFLLDSEASLKGSLMRLSSGHQH, from the coding sequence ATGAAGCAATTTAATAAAGTAAAAAAGCCGGGCCCTAAGGCTGTATTGATACTCAGCAGCCTACTGATGGGGACGCCTTGGTTAACCCAAGCGCAGCTCGTTAATGCCGCAACACAAGCTGAAGCGGGCCACGAACATGCGCACGATACTAATAGCGTAAATCAAGTCAAAACCTACACTTGCCCAATGCACCCCGAGGTCGAAAGTCACGAACCCGGCCGTTGCCCTAAGTGCAATATGTTCCTCGTTGAGAAGGAAGAAGAGGAAGAGGCAAGCACTGCTGGCCAACATGCGGATCATCAAGCCAGTGGCGCAAGCCAAAATGCGGCGCAAGTCTTTGATACGCCAATGCCTAAAGCCAATAGCTTAGTCAAGAATCAAAGTTCAGGGGCAACCATTAAATACGTCTGCCCTATGCACGCCCACATTATTAGTGATGTGCCAGGCACTTGCCCTATCTGCGGCATGAATTTAGAAAAGGTTGAAACTGGCGGTAATACCCAAGAAATCAACCTCAATGTCTCGGGCAGCATGCAGCAAGCACTCGCCCTGAAAGTGGCCGAGGTTAAACGCGATACCCTATGGAAATTTGTCGAAACAGTGGGCCAAATTGACTACGACGAGAGCCAAATCAACCATGTGCACGCCCGTGTTACTGGCTGGATTGAGACGTTGATGATCAAATCCGTTGGCGACTCAGTCAAAAAAGGCCAGCTGTTATACGAGATCTATTCACCCGATCTGATTAACGCCCAGGATGACTATCTGTTAGCGCTCGATACCGCCAAGTCTGCGGGTAATGGTAGCCGTTATCAGGATTTGGTCCGTAAAGCGGGATTACGCTTGTCACTACTTGGGATGAATGAAAAGCAAATTCAACAACTTGCAGACTCACGTCAGACCCAGTACCGCGTGCCTTTCTATGCCCTGCAAGATGGCATTGTCAAAGCACTCGATGTACGCGATGGCATGTATATCCAACCGTCTACTGAGGTGATGTCGGTTGTCGACCTTTCCAAAGTGTGGGTGATCGCCGATGTGTTTGAAAACGAACAAAGCTGGATTGCCCTAGGGCAAAAAGCCGAAGTCTCTGTTCCCGCCATGAATATCAGCGGTATCGAAGGCACCATTGACTATATCTACCCAGAACTTGACCCCATCACCCGCAGCTTAAGAGTGCGTGTGGTGCTGAATAATACCGATGTCTCCCTCAGACCTAAGACGCTTGCCAAGGTCTCGCTCTTCGGCGGGCCCAATAAAGATGTGTTAGTGATCCCGCAGGAAGCCCTGATCCAAACGGGTAAAGAAAACCGCGTGATAGTGAAACAGGCCGATGACAGCTTTACCGCTAAGGCCGTGACGGTCGGCATGATGAGCCAAGGTAAGGCCGAGATTGTCTCGGGTCTCAGTGAAGGTGAACGCGTGGTGACATCGGGACAATTCCTACTCGACTCCGAGGCCAGCCTCAAGGGCAGCTTAATGCGTTTAAGCAGCGGCCATCAGCACTAG
- a CDS encoding heavy metal-binding domain-containing protein, with translation MKTLTNLALVAFLMTSTSVFATATPHEHHHDNAAPQEQAQTYVCPMHPEVTGNKGDTCPKCGMNLEPKATEEKMADGAMHKDHAHH, from the coding sequence ATGAAAACCTTAACTAATCTTGCCTTAGTTGCATTTTTAATGACCAGCACCAGTGTGTTTGCTACGGCAACGCCCCATGAGCACCACCATGACAATGCCGCGCCACAGGAACAAGCTCAAACCTATGTTTGCCCTATGCACCCAGAAGTGACAGGTAACAAAGGTGACACTTGCCCTAAATGTGGCATGAATTTAGAGCCAAAAGCGACTGAAGAGAAAATGGCTGACGGTGCAATGCACAAAGACCACGCGCACCACTAA
- a CDS encoding DUF2057 family protein, with product MKTTLINKTLVGATLIMSSLAISMTANAATLKGTETLNVVSINGQATKAFKPVELPEGKVLVEVKYQDVFNYRADDSGTWVKSEPLFFTLDVASQSNYQISTPKLISEADARRFIKNPSIQLSVDDASPQPQPLQNHSQLMADMLENHPSK from the coding sequence ATGAAAACCACTTTAATCAACAAAACCTTAGTTGGCGCGACTTTAATCATGAGCTCTCTGGCGATTAGCATGACGGCTAACGCAGCAACCCTAAAAGGTACAGAAACACTCAATGTTGTCAGCATTAATGGTCAAGCCACTAAAGCGTTTAAACCCGTTGAACTGCCCGAAGGTAAAGTACTGGTTGAAGTTAAATATCAAGATGTATTCAACTACCGTGCGGACGACAGCGGCACTTGGGTGAAGTCGGAACCTTTATTCTTTACCTTAGATGTTGCATCTCAGTCTAATTACCAAATTAGCACGCCTAAATTAATCAGTGAGGCGGATGCGAGACGTTTTATTAAAAATCCCAGCATTCAATTAAGTGTGGATGATGCGTCACCACAGCCACAGCCATTGCAAAACCACAGCCAATTAATGGCGGATATGTTGGAAAACCATCCCTCAAAATAA
- the cymA gene encoding NapC/NirT family cytochrome c CymA — MNWRALFKPSAKYSILALIVVGIVVGVVGYFATQQTLHATSEDAFCMSCHSNHSLKDEVLASAHGGGRAGVTVQCQDCHLPHGPVDYLIKKIIVSKDLYGFLTIDGFNTQAWLDENRKEQADKALAYFRGNDSANCQHCHTRIYENQPDTMKPMAVRMHSNNFKKDPEARKTCVDCHKGVAHPYPKG; from the coding sequence ATGAACTGGCGTGCACTATTTAAACCAAGCGCAAAATATTCCATCCTGGCGCTGATCGTCGTCGGTATTGTTGTCGGTGTTGTGGGCTACTTTGCAACCCAGCAAACCTTACATGCGACAAGCGAAGACGCATTCTGTATGAGCTGCCATAGCAACCACTCATTGAAAGATGAAGTGTTAGCTTCTGCCCACGGCGGTGGTCGTGCGGGTGTGACAGTACAGTGTCAAGACTGCCACTTACCACACGGTCCAGTGGATTACTTAATTAAGAAGATCATCGTATCTAAAGACTTATACGGTTTCTTAACGATCGATGGCTTTAACACTCAAGCTTGGTTAGATGAAAACCGCAAAGAGCAAGCAGACAAAGCATTGGCTTACTTCCGTGGTAATGACTCTGCAAACTGCCAACACTGCCATACTCGTATTTATGAGAACCAGCCTGACACTATGAAGCCAATGGCTGTGAGAATGCACAGCAACAACTTCAAGAAAGATCCTGAAGCAAGAAAGACCTGTGTGGATTGTCACAAAGGTGTCGCTCACCCCTATCCAAAAGGATAA
- a CDS encoding DUF1145 domain-containing protein codes for MSFLINMGKAITLIAWLMMAYNLVMPFAGNIGIILNILLGITCLMHCFQVAIFHMLFKNLLTLRKQDYLQVFIFGVFSLLAFRKQVLSQSN; via the coding sequence ATGTCGTTTCTGATCAATATGGGCAAAGCCATTACCTTAATCGCGTGGCTGATGATGGCTTATAACCTTGTTATGCCTTTTGCAGGCAATATCGGCATTATTCTCAATATCTTGCTCGGCATTACTTGCTTGATGCATTGCTTCCAAGTTGCCATCTTCCATATGCTGTTTAAAAACCTGCTGACGCTACGCAAGCAAGATTATCTGCAAGTATTTATCTTCGGCGTATTTAGCCTTTTGGCTTTTCGCAAACAGGTTTTATCCCAATCCAATTAA
- the rsmD gene encoding 16S rRNA (guanine(966)-N(2))-methyltransferase RsmD, whose translation MANNRANNKQVTKSQTANKKAGSGQVRIIAGQWRSRKLPIHDLDGLRPTTDRVRETLFNWLANDIAHARVLDCFGGSGALALESLSRYASYAKIIELQRPAAMQLKANLNTLKCDNAEVLNADTLVVLQNGCEQGFDVVFIDPPFRKGLAEKTIQLLDSQGWLNDGALIYVEIESELTQMAVPATWQPLKDKTAGQVSYRLYQYQAEDSQANTEE comes from the coding sequence TTGGCTAATAATCGTGCAAACAACAAGCAAGTGACCAAGAGTCAAACGGCCAACAAGAAAGCCGGTAGTGGGCAAGTGCGGATCATTGCCGGGCAATGGCGTTCGCGCAAACTGCCCATCCATGATTTAGACGGCCTGCGGCCGACCACAGATAGAGTCCGCGAAACCCTCTTTAACTGGCTTGCCAATGATATTGCCCACGCAAGGGTGCTCGATTGCTTTGGTGGCAGCGGCGCCTTGGCGCTTGAGTCTCTCTCACGCTATGCCAGTTACGCCAAGATTATCGAGTTGCAACGTCCTGCCGCCATGCAACTTAAAGCGAATCTCAATACCCTCAAGTGCGACAATGCCGAGGTACTCAACGCCGATACTTTAGTCGTGCTGCAAAATGGCTGCGAGCAAGGGTTTGACGTGGTGTTTATCGATCCGCCTTTCCGCAAAGGCTTGGCAGAAAAAACCATTCAACTATTGGACAGCCAAGGTTGGCTTAATGATGGCGCGCTAATTTATGTGGAGATTGAGTCGGAATTAACTCAAATGGCAGTCCCTGCAACTTGGCAACCGCTCAAGGATAAGACCGCAGGACAAGTCAGCTATCGCTTATATCAATACCAAGCCGAAGACTCTCAGGCTAACACCGAGGAATAG